The Euphorbia lathyris chromosome 4, ddEupLath1.1, whole genome shotgun sequence genomic interval CAATACTGGCTTGGATCTATTCCGCAAGGCGCTCCCTTAGCTTTTCATATTTCCGGTCACTGGCCTCCATAGAACCTTGTGATTGTcgaggttgaaccattgccaaagaagtttcgggtcaggaaacgatcggctctgataccaactgatacagatcgggtaacgggcgatagttttcaatcgtaaactaccaaagatattctcaagctaaacttgaaggagccgTGAAACCCCCGGATTCATAAGCTAAACTTGTAGGAAttagaaatccccattgttaagagggatgaaccctaaaaacactctcaaagagaagatataatttgattgataaaaagttgtatATCCTTACAAAGATAGGGTTTAAATACCTCCCATAAAGAAAACTAAAGACAtaattacccctactagggttacaactaaagaaggaaaataaagggtaaaataggtaagtGTATATTCTTCCTTGGAAGGAAAGAAAACTTAAATAAACAGAATGTATATCGTTCCTTGTTTAAGGAAGGAAAGCTTGCAACTATCCTTCCTTAAACAAGGAAGGAAAGTTCACTCCTTGTAGAGAAACTAATCTCAAGGACCCGCCTCAGTTATTCATCCGGTATACGCCATTAGGTGCACATGTTGTTCGTATTGCCCATATCTGAATATGATCTGCCAGGATTCAATGTAGAGTGAGATCCGCCAATCTGGGTCGAAGTAGATATAATAGGTAGATCCGTCGGAGTAGATATACATCGACAGAAATACAATGAATAGATAGGCCAAGGTAGATCCACTCAGGTAGATACTGGAAGTAGATACGTCGATGAGTAGATACGCCAATGTAGATATGTCAAGTAGGTCCGCTCAACTAGATACCTGAAAGGGgatacatcaacgtagacacctagaggagatacatcaacgtggacacatcgaagtagatccgTCTAAGTAGATACCTGAAAgagatacatcaacgtagacacatcgaagtagatccATCCAAGGAGATACCTGAAGGAGATAGGTTGAAGTAGATCTGCATAAGAAGATACTTGAGAGAGATACGTCGAAGTAGATCAGCCCAGGTAGATGCTTAAAGGAGATACGTCGAAGTAGATACACTGAAGTAGATACGTTGggtagatccatcgaagagatccgtagagtagatccgtcgaagagatccgtTGATGAGATCCGTCGAGGGGgatccgtcaaaggagatccatcaaaggagatccgtcgaagagatccgtcgaagagatccatcgaagagatccttcaaaggagatccgccgaagagatccatcaaaggagatccgtcaaaggagatccgtcaaaggagatccatcagAGAGATCCGTCAACGTAGATTCATCggagagatccatcgaagagatccttcaaaggagatctGCCGAAgggatccatcaaaggagatccgttaaaggagatccgtctaagagatccgcccaggtagatacacttaaaagaaaaagatatactagaactttaagtgtgtcttcctcctcttctgaaTCACTTTCCCCACATACCTGACGAAATTTGTTACCTTGCTACTTCCCTAACCTGGACTTGGAATTTGTTGAAAAGATGTCCGGATCATATGTATGGTGACAAGAAGATGTTAGTGAAGCTCTATGAATCCGTTCGTAGTAATGTcgtatttggagattcctccGAGGTTCTATTACATGCAAAGGAACCATTCTTAATTATTCAGCTCAAAAATGGCGCTCACtagtttattgataatgtttattatgttccttacatgaaaagcaatattttgagtttgggactgttactggagaaaaattatgaagttcacatgTTGAATGAGAAAACGGAGTtgattgcacgagtacccatggaaaaaaatagaatgttcacaattaacattcagacggacgtggccaaatgtttgaaagatTGTGTGCAAAGTCCCCCTTGGCTTTGGCATATATGCTACGGgcatctcaattttggaggatTGAAGCTGTTCGgacagaagcagatggtaaacggattgcctcaCGTTGACGAGCCTCATCAACTGTGTGAAGGATGTCTTGctggaaaacaattcagaaccagttttccaaaggagtccatgtTAAGAGCAAAGGCGCCGCTTGAGCTAGTTCATACAGACATGTGTAGACCGATCATTCCACAGTCCctgggtaaaaataaatattttctacttttaattgatgattatagtagaaaaacttcggtgtattttttgaagaaaaaatcagaagtttttgagacatttaaaaaatttaaagccCAAGTTGAGAAAGCAAGTGGCCATTTTATTAAGGCACTCAAATCAAACAGCGGCGATGAATATATATCTATCTCTTTCAAGTGGCCATTTTATTAAGGCACTCAAATCATGGAGCAGAATAAAGTCCAGTATTTCTTatttgcgtgtttttggcagtgttgctcatgtccatgtaccGGATGAAGAACGCAATAAGTTATATGATAAAAGTAAGAAATAATTATTCGTGGGTTATTCAGAACATTCCAACGGAtacaaaatgttcgatcctcagattcagaaaatcatcattaGTAGAGATGTCACTATTGACGAAGAAGCAATTTGAGACTGGaccggtgaaaaagaaaacaactatagtttttatcctttcatggatgaagacaatgatcaggTAGAACCAGCCACAACACTAGCAACCAGTTAgacatcagcaagctcatccaATTTGAGTTCGAGTTCATCCTCTAGTGATGACAAAAGTTCAGATGAACATCCACTCAGAAAGCctaaaaaattcaaacaaattGAAGATTTGTATGATGTATCAAAAAAAGCTTAATGATGAGCTAACCCTctattgtcattttgttaatgatgaatCCATAGATCCAGAAGAAGACATGCaggatgaaaaatggagaaaagccatggaagaggagatttattcgatcgagaaaaataaaatatgagagCTAACAACACTTCCAGCCAGTCAAAAACCTATTGGAGTTAAATAggtgttcaaagcaaagaaagatgcaaatggagaaattgtccgacataaagcaagattggtggTGAAAGTGTTTAGTCAACGATCTAgaattgactacaatgaagtttttgctcctgttgctagaatGGAGAGTATCGGACTGGTGATTTCAATAGCTGCTCAGCACGGATGGAAAatccatcaaatggatgtcaaatgCGCATTTCTCAATGGTTATTTAGAGAATGAAATTTATATACAGCAATCACATGGGTATTTTGTCAAatatcaagaaaataaagtgctaaaattgaaaagGCCACTTTAtagtctcaagcaagcaccacgagcctgAAATAGTCGtattgacaaatatttttaagaaaatggttttgtcaaatgccgACATGAATATGCCTTGTATGCAAAagtgaaaaatggagatatgttacttgtttgtttgtatgtggatgatctcatttttacaggaACCAATCCCAAGATGTTTGAGgagttcaagaagacaatggctTCTGaattcgagatgactgacattggtctaatgtTATATTATCTTGGCATTAAGGTGAAGCAAAACGacgataaaaaatttatttctcaaagtggctttgcaaaggagatcttgaaaaagttcaagatggaaaattgcAATTCCGTAAGCACGCCAGTTGAATGTGGAATCAAGTTGATCAATGATGAAGGAGGAGATAGAGTTAACCCGACGATATTTCGAAGCTTGGTCGCAAGTCTCAGATATTTGACGTGTACGAGACGGATATGCTTTATGCAGCTAGATTAGTAAGTCAATACATGGAAGTCCTAATAGTGTCACATTGGAACGCAGCCAAAAGAATTCTCCGTTacgtgaaaggtacaactaatttgaGATTACTTTATTCAAAGACTAACAATTTCGAATTAGTTGGATACTGTGATAATGATTGGGCCGGTGACAAGGATGTTCGAAAAAAtacaactggttttgtattttttttttgggtgatACTGCATTTACATGGAGTTCGAAGAAGCAAGCAATTATGACGCTGTCAACCTGTGAAGCTAAATATGTTACTGCAACCTCATGTGCATGTCGTTCAATTTGGCTCCGAAAATTGCAAAAAGAATTTTAGGTGAGTCAAAATGATCAAGCGAAgatttttatcaataacaagtcCACACTGGCATTAGCGAAAAGTCATGTGTTTCATGATCGAAACAAACACATTGATACGATGTATCATTTTATTTGAGAGTATATTGAGCAAAAAGAGGTGAAATTGAAGTACATGAAGACTCAAGGTCAAATTGCAGAAATATTCACGAAGCCATTAAAGTATGATATGTTCTGTCAATTGAGAGCTTGGTTGGGAGTCACggaaaattaagtttaaggggacatgttaaaataataataaattaaacttaattgttTCAGATAAgatgaaataataaaaaaataaaaataataattaatgcaGGCATATTTACATGGTCGAAGGGAGAAAAAGAAAGTCAGCAATGGCATGTGATAGTTATTAATTGTTATAGGAAGAGTGTGGGGCTATGAATATTATAAGTACGGTAGAAAACAAAAATCATGACATGTGGTGTGCAATTGTTATTGGGGTCCCAAAATTGCACTCTATAAATGgttgtttgttttacctactgtttgttgttactgttgctgttacggtttgctgtttgctgttggaaaaactatttttccaaaaagcagaaattctttgcttttgtaaaaggctgcttttcgggtgtaaaggcaaacaagagatcactaaccaaacacctaatgctacttttcagatttaaaaggcaaacaggaagtAACTAACcgaacacctaaaactctcacttttaaagtgaaaaggcaaaaaaaaaacatgaaaatgagcaaccaaacacccctaaATAAGAGTTAGCTAATCCTTACAATTGCAATTTGAATCTTTTTTTCCCAACAAAACTCATGTGAAACTCGGTATAGTAAAACCAATAAAACAAAACATATGTAACTTTCCATTTTATataagggcccgtttgttttatctactgtttgctgtttgctgttgctatttgctgtttgctgttggaaaaaactgcttttcccaaaagcagagaatctctgcttttgtaaaaaactgATTTTCAGGTGTGAaaagcaaacaggaggtcactaaccaaacacctaatgctgcttttcagatttaaaaggcaaacatgaggtcactaaccaaacacctaaaactctccctttaagttttttaattttaacatgttactttaaacttaattttCCAGTTGAGGTCTCAAATGACTGAAACCATCAAAATTACACCGGATTTGTGAAAATGTCTGTTatttgatcttgtgtttttCACATAATTTAGTATCACCTCCTTTTACTTAATGCAGTCCCGAATAAAATGAAATCTCGTGTCAATATGTTTACTCCGGTCATGGAACACTAGATTTTtacctttaaacattaaaataatactacatagagtcaatatataCTAATTTTAGGGGGAGCTACATGGACCAATACTCAAGGACGGAGCCGGTGGCTGGAGGGGATCCGGCTCTCCAAGCCCTTGGCTGGCTTTGCCTTTGCCCGCTCCCACCTCATTTCCGCCCGTTATCATCCCTAATTTTGACAATTTTTAAGAGAGAGTTTTAATATTAATACAAATAGTTCTAATTAAACCATTATTCCACTAATAAGGAAAGCATTTTGGACTTTgtataagaaaataagaaagaaTTATTAAGTGTATATTAGTcattataatatattagtttaattaatatttgggtaaattacacccatggccactgaactttacccattttcacattatgaccactgaactttatttcttcctggtatggccattgaactttacactttttaacaccggtggccacttaacgcctcaaaacgaccattgacggctaaaaataaaaaatccaaatcgttaatgatattctaaggatttaattcttgaaaattttcgctttgaggtcatttaggtgttgtttggttaggagaaagaaaatgaatttttagagagagaaaggtccaaaaaaatgtgattttcgaaaataataaatgtagtttcatggtaaatgtcgttctgaacaactttaattcttgaatattttcattttaaggtcgttaacgatcgttaacggttattttgagaagttagttaaaattgagtggccaccgatgttaaaaagtgtaaagttgagtggccatatcgggaagaaataaaattgagtggccataatgtgaaaataggtaaaattcagtggccatggtgtaatttacccattaatattttaaaaagttttGAACAACCTAAAAACCTATATAAACACAAACTCATTGGAAATGAGGAAGCTAATGCTAGGTTATGCGtatcaaattttcaactatctAGTCAAGTCATGCTTAATTTTCATAACATAGTGATTACGATTCATATTAAATTTTCACCTATTCACATTCAACCATTTTATGACCTTCCAATGTCCATGGACAATATAAAAAGCCCCAACATCAGTATTAACTTCTAACTTCTGTGGTTATGTTCTTTGAAACATGGCGAAAACACCCCATTTTTTCAAGCTTATTCTTGAAGATGCCATTCAACAAGGGATGCTTGTCAgtcttcttctcttttctatCTCTCTTTTGCTATTCTTTCCAATATATTCTATTCCTTTggataacaaatttatattatttttctgTAACAGAGAATTCCAAAAAAGTTTGTGCGAAGATATGGAAAATATCTTTCAGAACAGGTCTCTCTAAAGCTTCCAAGTGGTGAAAAATGGAAAGTAGAGCTTATCAAACATGGTGATGGTATTTGGTTAGGAAATGGCTGGCAACATTTTGTTGATTATTACTCCTTATCACTTGGTTCCTTTCTAGTTTTTGGATTTGAAGATTTCAAAACCCGCACTTTCAATGTTTTGATATTTGATAAGACCACTTCAGAAATTGATTATCCCTTACATGTCCATAAACATGATGATGAGACTAATCTTGAGGAACAAGTCCATCAACCGACGAGCAATCAAGAAGATGAAGATAAATCGCCATTACCATTTTCTAGACCTTGTAAGAAGAGGAAGCGAGAGAATTGCAGAACACAATCTGAAGGTAGCATTTAATGTAATTGTACTAAATTTTTTATCCTTTCACTTTTGCTTTTGTAATAGTACTTAATTTTGCAGCCAAGCGAGGCAACGGGGACAAATTTTCGAAGAGAACACAGCTGCTGACTGCTGAGGAAAAAGCTAATGCACTTCATAGAGCAAGCACTTTTTGCAAATCAGACAATCCTTCCTTCTCCATTGTAATGCATCCATCATATGTTTGTGCTAAAAACAAACCAGTGGTAAGAGTATTACATCTAAAAAGCATTAATTAGATGTGTTTCTGGTTTTCAATatctccaattttttttttgtcaaaattagTTATTGTTTTGCAGACAATACCAGCAAGCTTTGCCAATAAATATTTCAGCGAACGGAGAGGCATTATAATTCTGAATTGTGTTCATGGAAAAACTTGGACAGTTCGGTATGTTAGTTATAAAAGCCCCAAAGCAAGTAGATTAACAATGATAAATAGTGGTTGGAGTAAATTTGCAGAAGAAAATCATTTGGCAATTGGTGATGTTTGTGTCTTTGAACTCATTAATCACAATGCATCCGAATTTAAAGTTGTAATTTGCAGAAAAAATCAGGATGCTGCTAAAAGTGTCCCATCTGTAGGTCAGTatcaattattaataaaatgttAATGCAATGAGGAAAGCATAAATCACTCTTCATTTGGTTGGTGTCATGCAGGAAATAGCAAGCATTTGAAGGAATTTCCTACTTTTAATCCATACTTCAAACTGAAGCTTCAGCCAAGTGCTATTTTCCACGGTCATATTGTACGTTCTTGAACTCTAATCTTTGACAAGATGTTATTTGTTGTTAATACAAGGACTCATTTGGTTTAGCTGTTATTTGTTGTTACTGTTatggtttgctgttggaaaaacaGAGATTTTACATTGTTGTTGGAAAAAGCAGGTATAAAATGCAAACAACTGTTCTTTAACTAAACACTTGGGAGAAAATGAAGTAAATAACACCCTCTAAATATTTCCTTTTGCAGAATGTACCGGTAAAGTTTATGGAGAAATGTAAGAATCCGAGAATGGAAAAGGCTAAGTTGCAGGTTGAGGGTAAAGTGTGGCATGTGAAACTACTCAGCTACCCTAATAAATGTGCATTTTCTGCTGGTGATGTTTCTGCATTTGTTGATGACAATTCTCTTAAAGTTGGAGATGTTTGTGTGTTTGAGTTGATTAATAGTGAAACCATGCTGATAAAGGTCTCCATTGTTAGAAAACCTTGACCGAATCTTTCATTACCTTGGATTGTATTTCCCCTTATTATAGGTACTTGTCTTGGTTATATAGTTTCGAAGAAGTGCACATCTTGTTTAGCTGCCTGGACATGAATAGTAGTAGTAATTGTATTGGTTATTACTTTTTGCATTTTAATTTGAAGCTTTTTGCATTTTACTGAATAGTTGTTAGTAAACTTGGGCCTCTTTTGCTCTCAAATGAAATGTTCCAAATGTTCCTTGAAATTCTTGCTCTCATTTTCATTAAATAAATTTCACAGTCTAAGTATTGTGAAGAAAGATTCAGAATGATAATTCTGATTGAGAAAAATATCAATTCAAAGTGAATGGATTCAAAACACTCTTGGCATATGTTATTTTGGCACAATTCTCCTTGGTTCTTAAAATGAAAGAGTTAGGGGAGGCAGCAGGGGAGAATTTTCCGCAATGGGGGATGGAGCAATGCCGCTTGGAGGTCTTTGGAACTCATTCATTGCTTTGGGGGTAGCAAGCACCTGTTTAACTTGGAGAGGTGTTGATTTTGTAGGGCCCACGAGTTCACCAACAGCTccaccattagtatgatattgtccgcttttgGCCAAGCCCGCACAGATTTGTTTATGGGCTCCTTCCCAAAAGGCCTCATACTAATATAGttggtgaacttctttataaactatgcAACTCCCTTGTATCTTTCCAATGTGGGACTTGGGATGTATACCCAACAATCCTCCCCTCAGACCAAGGACCACAAGCCTCCCCTTCAGCGATAATCTGTCTAATCATCTTGTACCGCCTCCAACCCGCGAAACACGCCGCCTGACCACCACAATATCAGGAAGACTTTCGACACAAGGCACTAAGCACAGATTTCCCATCGCGAGGTCACACTGAGAACCTCCCACATCTCCTTAGATCTCATGCACGTTCTTCCAGCCGAaccatcggctctgataccatttgtagggcccacgagttcaccaacagctccaccattagtatgatattgtccgctttgggccaagcccgcacggatttgtttatgggctccttcccaaaaggcctcatactaatgtagttggttaacttctttataaactatgcAACTCCCTTGTATCTTTCCAATGTGGGACTTGGGATGTATACTGAGAAAGATGTAGTTTGAGAGGAGGCACAATTTGTGCTTTGTGagttttttaaagtttattttagagagtagtctaattattttggggagagataaaaatagtaaagataattattttgggtatttttgggAAACACCCGAGTGTTActgtttttgttttatctcattgtaactctagaaagtttctagagaacatcCTCTTGTAAACCTcgtaaattcaataaaattgtattattgcTTCTACTAAATTGTCCCAATCCAGAAATTTTTTTAACAGATTTTAGTTTATATAGTAGTAATATTTTAAAATCCTATAGTCAACATTCGGGGTTTTTTTGTTTAAAGGAGAAGTTACAGATTTAAAACAAATTTAGACTTTATGTAAAataaataatgtaattttaatttttatgtttataggtCACTCCAATTTCATGCCTCATCAATATAAGTTTTTTTTCACATTAATTTTCATGTTTTGCCCAACG includes:
- the LOC136227226 gene encoding B3 domain-containing transcription factor VRN1-like; its protein translation is MAKTPHFFKLILEDAIQQGMLRIPKKFVRRYGKYLSEQVSLKLPSGEKWKVELIKHGDGIWLGNGWQHFVDYYSLSLGSFLVFGFEDFKTRTFNVLIFDKTTSEIDYPLHVHKHDDETNLEEQVHQPTSNQEDEDKSPLPFSRPCKKRKRENCRTQSEAKRGNGDKFSKRTQLLTAEEKANALHRASTFCKSDNPSFSIVMHPSYVCAKNKPVTIPASFANKYFSERRGIIILNCVHGKTWTVRYVSYKSPKASRLTMINSGWSKFAEENHLAIGDVCVFELINHNASEFKVVICRKNQDAAKSVPSVGNSKHLKEFPTFNPYFKLKLQPSAIFHGHIVQILHCCWKKQNVPVKFMEKCKNPRMEKAKLQVEGKVWHVKLLSYPNKCAFSAGDVSAFVDDNSLKVGDVCVFELINSETMLIKVSIVRKP